In Rosa chinensis cultivar Old Blush chromosome 1, RchiOBHm-V2, whole genome shotgun sequence, a genomic segment contains:
- the LOC112164965 gene encoding cytochrome P450 704C1 isoform X2, with protein MTELACRYKTYRLLDLSRSAVYTVDPANVEYMLKTNFANYGKGLYMHSILSDVLGNGIFAVDGGKWRHQRKALSSEFSTKMLRDFSSAVFKLGAVKLARVIATCDQAIEIQDLLMKSSLDSIIKILLGIELDSLSGTNEEGNRFSIAFDQANETTMFRFVDIFWKIKRFLNIGREAVLRENSSVIDQFVYKLIKSKIEIMHHLEDKQSLITKRDFVSRLLDSNETDPKYLRDMVLSFMVAGKDSLAVTPSWFLYMMCKHLQIQEKIAQEVREVINLKDNSSVDELAASLTDEALKKMQYLHAALTETIRLYPAVPMDAKMCFSDDTWPDGLSVKKGDVIVYQPYAMGRMKFLWGDDAEEFRPERWLDKNGQFQDESPFKFTAFQAGPRICPGQEHAYMYMKIFSAVLLGSYIFKLADETKVVNYKTMVSLQIDGGLYLHATPRSGNGRPYIPCSKHLSRLHYINSLA; from the exons ATGACTGAGCTTGCATGCAGATACAAAACTTACAGATTGCTTGACTTGTCCAGAAGTGCAGTTTACACCGTAGATCCTGCAAATGTGGAATACATGCTCAAAACAAACTTTGCAAATTACGGAAAG GGGTTATACATGCATAGCATTTTGTCAGATGTTCTCGGTAATGGGATCTTTGCTGTGGATGGGGGAAAATGGCGCCATCAGAGGAAGGCATTGAGTTCCGAATTTTCAACCAAAATGCTGAGAGACTTCAGCAGTGCAGTCTTCAAACTTGGTGCAGTTAAACTTGCTCGCGTAATTGCAACCTGTGACCAAGCAATAGAGATCCAA GATTTGTTGATGAAATCATCCTTGGATTCAATCATTAAGATTCTACTTGGTATCGAGCTAGACAGCCTGAGTGGAACAAATGAAGAAGGTAACCGGTTTTCCATTGCTTTTGATCAAGCAAACGAAACTACCATGTTTCGGTTTGTTGATATCTTCTGGAAGATCAAACGGTTCTTAAACATCGGTAGGGAAGCAGTGCTAAGGGAAAATAGTAGTGTGATAGATCAATTTGTGTACAAATTAATCAAAAGCAAGATTGAGATAATGCATCATTTAGAAGACAAACAATCT TTAATAACGAAAAGAGACTTTGTTTCAAGACTTTTGGATTCGAATGAGACTGATCCAAAGTACTTAAGAGACATGGTCCTCAGTTTTATGGTTGCTGGAAAAGACTCACTGGCTGTCACTCCTTCATGGTTTCTTTATATGATGTGCAAGCATCTTCAAATACAAGAAAAGATTGCACAGGAAGTTAGAGAAGTAATAAATCTGAAAGACAATTCAAGTGTTGATGAGCTTGCAGCAAGCCTTACTGATGAAGCCCTTAAGAAAATGCAATATCTCCATGCGGCTTTGACTGAAACAATCAGACTTTATCCTGCAGTTCCAATG GATGCGAAAATGTGTTTTTCTGATGATACTTGGCCAGATGGGTTAAGTGTCAAAAAAGGGGATGTGATTGTTTACCAACCTTATGCAATGGGCCGGATGAAATTTTTATGGGGTGATGATGCAGAAGAGTTTCGGCCAGAGAGATGGCTCGACAAAAACGGCCAATTCCAGGATGAAAGCCCATTTAAATTCACAGCCTTCCAG GCTGGTCCAAGAATTTGTCCAGGACAGGAACATGCGTATATGTATATGAAGATCTTTTCTGCTGTGCTTTTAGGCAGCTATATATTTAAGCTAGCTGATGAGACGAAAGTGGTCAACTACAAGACGATGGTCAGCCTCCAAATTGATGGGGGACTTTATTTACATGCCACCCCAAGATCAGGGAATGGAAGACCTTATATCCCATGCTCTAAACATCTTTCGCGTCTTCACTATATAAACTCCCTGGCGTAG
- the LOC112171762 gene encoding pentatricopeptide repeat-containing protein At5g66520: MRELKQIHTHIIKSPFLLKQDQTFLITRLLFFCALSDSGSQTYATAVFRVIKNPTLYVYNIMIRAYACRKTSALDKPASFRSLVLYKQMVGNGIGPNCLTFPFLVKECAARSDGGAGRSVHGQVVKYGCEDDVFVRNSLMDMYSVCGSLSCARKVFDEMPERDVVSWNLMIKGCLRSGELDEAMGVFGKMKQRSIFSWNSIITGCVQGGRPKEALELFHEMQVRGGVRPDKITIASVLAACAHLGAVDHGTWVHGYLRRSGLESDVVIGTALVDMYGKCGCVEKAYEVFKEMPKKDTLAWTAMISVFALHGFGNEAFDLFEKMEATGVEPNHVTFVGLLSACAHSGLVEKGRWCFDVMRRVYLIEPQLYHYACMVDILSRAGLIEEAERLIRSMPMKPDVFVWGALLGGCQIHGKVEIGELVAHHLIDMEPLNHAFYVNLCDIYAKAGRFNDVKTIKSLMKERGIKKEVAGCSLIEVDGVVLEFSVRGSPDVVMDEVLCVLSQLNSEA; the protein is encoded by the coding sequence ATGAGAGAGCTGAAACAAATCCACACCCACATCATAAAGTCCCCATTTTTACTCAAACAAGACCAAACCTTTCTCATCACCCGTCTCCTATTCTTCTGCGCTCTATCCGATTCGGGTTCTCAGACCTACGCCACCGCAGTTTTCCGGGTCATAAAGAACCCGACTCTCTACGTCTACAACATCATGATCAGAGCATACGCGTGTAGAAAGACCAGTGCTTTGGATAAACCTGCTTCCTTTCGGTCGTTGGTGTTGTATAAGCAAATGGTTGGAAATGGGATTGGGCCCAATTGCCTCACTTTTCCGTTTCTTGTGAAGGAATGCGCGGCGAGGAGTGACGGCGGCGCTGGCCGGAGCGTTCATGGCCAAGTGGTTAAGTACGGGTGTGAAGATGATGTGTTTGTTCGAAACTCGTTGATGGATATGTACTCTGTTTGTGGGTCTTTGAGTTGCGCACGcaaggtgttcgatgaaatgcctgAGAGGGATGTGGTTTCGTGGAACTTGATGATTAAGGGGTGTTTGAGAAGTGGGGAACTTGATGAGGCGATGGGCGTGTTTGGGAAGATGAAGCAGAGGAGTATTTTTAGTTGGAATTCCATTATAACTGGGTGTGTTCAAGGCGGTCGGCCGAAGGAGGCATTGGAACTTTTTCATGAAATGCAGGTTAGGGGCGGTGTTAGACCGGATAAGATTACGATTGCTAGTGTCCTTGCAGCTTGTGCTCATCTTGGCGCGGTTGATCACGGGACATGGGTGCATGGGTACCTGAGGAGAAGTGGGCTAGAGAGTGATGTGGTTATTGGAACAGCTCTGGTTGACATGTATGGTAAATGTGGATGTGTGGAAAAAGCTTATGAGGTCTTTAAGGAAATGCCGAAGAAAGATACTTTGGCATGGACAGCTATGATTTCGGTTTTTGCTCTCCATGGGTTTGGCAATGAGGCTTTTGATCTTTTTGAAAAGATGGAAGCAACTGGGGTTGAGCCGAATCATGTGACGTTTGTTGGGTTGTTGTCAGCTTGTGCTCATTCCGGTTTAGTAGAGAAAGGTCGCTGGTGTTTTGATGTGATGAGACGTGTTTACTTAATTGAACCTCAGCTTTATCATTATGCATGCATGGTTGATATACTTAGCAGAGCCGGGCTAATTGAAGAGGCGGAGAGGTTGATAAGAAGCATGCCAATGAAGCCAGATGTATTTGTTTGGGGTGCATTACTTGGAGGTTGTCAAATACATGGAAAGGTTGAGATAGGAGAACTGGTGGCCCATCATTTAATTGATATGGAACCTCTGAACCATGCTTTTTATGTCAACTTGTGCGATATATATGCCAAAGCTGGTAGATTTAATGATGTGAAAACAATTAAATCACTAATGAAAGAAAGAGGGATCAAAAAGGAAGTTGCAGGCTGTAGCCTGATTGAAGTCGATGGAGTTGTTCTTGAATTCTCAGTCAGAGGATCCCCTGATGTTGTAATGGATGAAGTATTATGCGTCTTGAGTCAGTTGAATAGTGAGGCCTAG
- the LOC112164965 gene encoding cytochrome P450 704C1 isoform X4: MLKTNFANYGKGLYMHSILSDVLGNGIFAVDGGKWRHQRKALSSEFSTKMLRDFSSAVFKLGAVKLARVIATCDQAIEIQDLLMKSSLDSIIKILLGIELDSLSGTNEEGNRFSIAFDQANETTMFRFVDIFWKIKRFLNIGREAVLRENSSVIDQFVYKLIKSKIEIMHHLEDKQSLITKRDFVSRLLDSNETDPKYLRDMVLSFMVAGKDSLAVTPSWFLYMMCKHLQIQEKIAQEVREVINLKDNSSVDELAASLTDEALKKMQYLHAALTETIRLYPAVPMDAKMCFSDDTWPDGLSVKKGDVIVYQPYAMGRMKFLWGDDAEEFRPERWLDKNGQFQDESPFKFTAFQAGPRICPGQEHAYMYMKIFSAVLLGSYIFKLADETKVVNYKTMVSLQIDGGLYLHATPRSGNGRPYIPCSKHLSRLHYINSLA, encoded by the exons ATGCTCAAAACAAACTTTGCAAATTACGGAAAG GGGTTATACATGCATAGCATTTTGTCAGATGTTCTCGGTAATGGGATCTTTGCTGTGGATGGGGGAAAATGGCGCCATCAGAGGAAGGCATTGAGTTCCGAATTTTCAACCAAAATGCTGAGAGACTTCAGCAGTGCAGTCTTCAAACTTGGTGCAGTTAAACTTGCTCGCGTAATTGCAACCTGTGACCAAGCAATAGAGATCCAA GATTTGTTGATGAAATCATCCTTGGATTCAATCATTAAGATTCTACTTGGTATCGAGCTAGACAGCCTGAGTGGAACAAATGAAGAAGGTAACCGGTTTTCCATTGCTTTTGATCAAGCAAACGAAACTACCATGTTTCGGTTTGTTGATATCTTCTGGAAGATCAAACGGTTCTTAAACATCGGTAGGGAAGCAGTGCTAAGGGAAAATAGTAGTGTGATAGATCAATTTGTGTACAAATTAATCAAAAGCAAGATTGAGATAATGCATCATTTAGAAGACAAACAATCT TTAATAACGAAAAGAGACTTTGTTTCAAGACTTTTGGATTCGAATGAGACTGATCCAAAGTACTTAAGAGACATGGTCCTCAGTTTTATGGTTGCTGGAAAAGACTCACTGGCTGTCACTCCTTCATGGTTTCTTTATATGATGTGCAAGCATCTTCAAATACAAGAAAAGATTGCACAGGAAGTTAGAGAAGTAATAAATCTGAAAGACAATTCAAGTGTTGATGAGCTTGCAGCAAGCCTTACTGATGAAGCCCTTAAGAAAATGCAATATCTCCATGCGGCTTTGACTGAAACAATCAGACTTTATCCTGCAGTTCCAATG GATGCGAAAATGTGTTTTTCTGATGATACTTGGCCAGATGGGTTAAGTGTCAAAAAAGGGGATGTGATTGTTTACCAACCTTATGCAATGGGCCGGATGAAATTTTTATGGGGTGATGATGCAGAAGAGTTTCGGCCAGAGAGATGGCTCGACAAAAACGGCCAATTCCAGGATGAAAGCCCATTTAAATTCACAGCCTTCCAG GCTGGTCCAAGAATTTGTCCAGGACAGGAACATGCGTATATGTATATGAAGATCTTTTCTGCTGTGCTTTTAGGCAGCTATATATTTAAGCTAGCTGATGAGACGAAAGTGGTCAACTACAAGACGATGGTCAGCCTCCAAATTGATGGGGGACTTTATTTACATGCCACCCCAAGATCAGGGAATGGAAGACCTTATATCCCATGCTCTAAACATCTTTCGCGTCTTCACTATATAAACTCCCTGGCGTAG
- the LOC112164578 gene encoding cytochrome P450 704C1, translating to MGDGIFAVDGEKWRHQRKASSSQFSTKVLRDFSSDIFKTNAVKLASIIHEAASCDKSIEMQDLFMKSTLDSIVKILLGIDLQTMSGTNNDGIRFSNAFDDANGATLYRVADIFWKIKRFLNIGTEAVMRKNVKVMDHFIYNLINRKIETLHKSEEDDEQPLKKTDFISKLLEAKETDPKYLRDMVLSFIAAGKDTTASALSWFLYMMCKHLSIQEKIAQEVREATGLNNTSSAEEFVANLTEEALSKMQYLHAALNETLRLYPTVPMNARVCFSDDTWPDGHSVKKGELVILQPYSMGRMEFIWGDDAEEFRPERWLDKNGNFQEESPFKFIAFNAGPRICLGKEYSYIQMKIFSAVLLSNYIFKLTDEKKVVKYKTMVTLHINRGLHVHASPRV from the exons ATGGGCGATGGGATCTTCGCTGTGGATGGGGAAAAGTGGCGGCATCAGAGGAAGGCATCAAGTTCTCAATTCTCAACAAAAGTACTCAGGGACTTCAGCAGTGACATCTTCAAGACCAATGCAGTAAAACTTGCTAGCATAATTCATGAAGCTGCAAGCTGCGACAAATCAATAGAGATGCAA GATTTGTTTATGAAATCAACCTTAGATTCAATCGTCAAGATTCTACTTGGTATCGATCTACAAACCATGTCCGGAACAAACAATGATGGAATCCGGTTTTCCAATGCTTTTGATGATGCAAACGGAGCTACCCTTTATCGTGTTGCTGATATCTTCTGGAAGATCAAACGGTTCTTGAACATTGGTACAGAAGCAGTGATGAGAAAAAATGTAAAAGTGATGGATCACTTTATATACAATTTAATCAACAGAAAGATTGAAACACTCCATAAatcagaagaagatgatgagcaACCT TTAAAGAAAACAGACTTTATCTCCAAGCTTTTGGAAGCTAAAGAGACTGATCCAAAGTACTTGAGAGACATGGTCCTCAGTTTTATTGCTGCCGGCAAAGACACAACTGCTTCTGCTCTTTCATGGTTTCTTTATATGATGTGCAAGCATCTCAGTATACAAGAAAAGATTGCCCAGGAAGTTAGAGAAGCAACAGGTCTGAATAATACTTCAAGCGCTGAGGAATTTGTAGCCAACCTTACTGAAGAAGCCCTGAGCAAAATGCAATATCTCCATGCTGCTTTGAATGAGACACTCAGACTCTATCCTACAGTTCCAATG AATGCGAGGGTTTGTTTTTCTGATGATACCTGGCCAGATGGACATAGTGTTAAAAAAGGAGAACTGGTGATACTCCAACCTTATTCAATGGGCCGGATGGAGTTTATATGGGGTGATGATGCAGAAGAGTTTCGGCCAGAGAGATGGCTTGACAAAAATGGCAATTTCCAAGAAGAAAGCCCTTTCAAATTCATAGCCTTCAAT GCCGGTCCAAGAATTTGTCTCGGAAAGGAGTATAGTTATATCCAAATGAAGATCTTTTCTGCCGTGCTTTTAAGCAACTACATATTCAAGCTCACTGACGAGAAAAAGGTTGTGAAATACAAGACGATGGTCACGCTCCATATCAATAGAGGCCTTCATGTTCATGCCTCTCCAAGAGTTTGA
- the LOC112171744 gene encoding pentatricopeptide repeat-containing protein At5g66520, which yields MRELKQIHTHIIKSPFLLKQDQTFLITRLLFFCALSDSGSQTYATAVFRVIKNPTLYVYNIMIRAYACRKTSALDKPASFWSLVLYKQMVGNGIGPNSLTFPFLVKECAARSDGGAGLSIHSQVLKYGCEDDVFVRNSLMNMYSVCRSLSCARRVFDEMPERDVVSWNSMIKGCLRSGELDEAMDVFGKMKQRSIFSWNSIITGCVQGGRLKEAFGTFS from the coding sequence ATGAGAGAGCTGAAACAAATCCACACCCACATCATAAAGTCCCCATTTTTACTCAAACAAGACCAAACCTTTCTCATCACTCGTCTCCTATTCTTCTGCGCTCTATCCGATTCGGGTTCTCAGACCTACGCCACCGCAGTTTTTCGGGTCATAAAGAACCCGACTCTCTACGTCTACAACATCATGATCAGAGCATACGCGTGTAGAAAGACCAGTGCTTTGGATAAACCTGCTTCGTTTTGGTCGTTGGTGTTGTATAAGCAAATGGTTGGTAATGGGATTGGGCCCAATAGCCTCACTTTTCCGTTTCTTGTGAAGGAATGCGCGGCGAGGAGTGACGGCGGCGCTGGTCTGAGCATTCATAGCCAAGTGCTTAAGTACGGGTGTGAAGATGATGTGTTTGTTCGAAACTCGTTGATGAATATGTACTCTGTTTGTAGGTCTTTGAGTTGCGCACGCAgggtgttcgatgaaatgcctgAGAGAGATGTGGTTTCGTGGAACTCGATGATTAAGGGGTGTTTGAGAAGTGGGGAACTTGATGAGGCGATGGATGTATTTGGGAAGATGAAGCAGAGGAGTATTTTTAGTTGGAATTCCATTATAACCGGGTGTGTTCAGGGTGGTCGGCTGAAGGAGGCATTTGGAACTTTTTCATGA
- the LOC112164965 gene encoding cytochrome P450 704C1 isoform X1, which translates to MSVMDFVSTAIALSLAVTLATLVIRHHAGRLRAKKKSYHPVAGTVLNQLFNFPRLHHYMTELACRYKTYRLLDLSRSAVYTVDPANVEYMLKTNFANYGKGLYMHSILSDVLGNGIFAVDGGKWRHQRKALSSEFSTKMLRDFSSAVFKLGAVKLARVIATCDQAIEIQDLLMKSSLDSIIKILLGIELDSLSGTNEEGNRFSIAFDQANETTMFRFVDIFWKIKRFLNIGREAVLRENSSVIDQFVYKLIKSKIEIMHHLEDKQSLITKRDFVSRLLDSNETDPKYLRDMVLSFMVAGKDSLAVTPSWFLYMMCKHLQIQEKIAQEVREVINLKDNSSVDELAASLTDEALKKMQYLHAALTETIRLYPAVPMDAKMCFSDDTWPDGLSVKKGDVIVYQPYAMGRMKFLWGDDAEEFRPERWLDKNGQFQDESPFKFTAFQAGPRICPGQEHAYMYMKIFSAVLLGSYIFKLADETKVVNYKTMVSLQIDGGLYLHATPRSGNGRPYIPCSKHLSRLHYINSLA; encoded by the exons ATGAGTGTCATGGATTTTGTTTCCACTGCAATAGCATTAAGTTTAGCAGTAACTTTAGCTACGCTTGTGATTAGACACCATGCCGGAAGATTGCGTGCGAAGAAAAAAAGTTACCATCCTGTTGCTGGAACTGTCTTGAACCAACTCTTCAACTTTCCTAGGCTGCATCATTACATGACTGAGCTTGCATGCAGATACAAAACTTACAGATTGCTTGACTTGTCCAGAAGTGCAGTTTACACCGTAGATCCTGCAAATGTGGAATACATGCTCAAAACAAACTTTGCAAATTACGGAAAG GGGTTATACATGCATAGCATTTTGTCAGATGTTCTCGGTAATGGGATCTTTGCTGTGGATGGGGGAAAATGGCGCCATCAGAGGAAGGCATTGAGTTCCGAATTTTCAACCAAAATGCTGAGAGACTTCAGCAGTGCAGTCTTCAAACTTGGTGCAGTTAAACTTGCTCGCGTAATTGCAACCTGTGACCAAGCAATAGAGATCCAA GATTTGTTGATGAAATCATCCTTGGATTCAATCATTAAGATTCTACTTGGTATCGAGCTAGACAGCCTGAGTGGAACAAATGAAGAAGGTAACCGGTTTTCCATTGCTTTTGATCAAGCAAACGAAACTACCATGTTTCGGTTTGTTGATATCTTCTGGAAGATCAAACGGTTCTTAAACATCGGTAGGGAAGCAGTGCTAAGGGAAAATAGTAGTGTGATAGATCAATTTGTGTACAAATTAATCAAAAGCAAGATTGAGATAATGCATCATTTAGAAGACAAACAATCT TTAATAACGAAAAGAGACTTTGTTTCAAGACTTTTGGATTCGAATGAGACTGATCCAAAGTACTTAAGAGACATGGTCCTCAGTTTTATGGTTGCTGGAAAAGACTCACTGGCTGTCACTCCTTCATGGTTTCTTTATATGATGTGCAAGCATCTTCAAATACAAGAAAAGATTGCACAGGAAGTTAGAGAAGTAATAAATCTGAAAGACAATTCAAGTGTTGATGAGCTTGCAGCAAGCCTTACTGATGAAGCCCTTAAGAAAATGCAATATCTCCATGCGGCTTTGACTGAAACAATCAGACTTTATCCTGCAGTTCCAATG GATGCGAAAATGTGTTTTTCTGATGATACTTGGCCAGATGGGTTAAGTGTCAAAAAAGGGGATGTGATTGTTTACCAACCTTATGCAATGGGCCGGATGAAATTTTTATGGGGTGATGATGCAGAAGAGTTTCGGCCAGAGAGATGGCTCGACAAAAACGGCCAATTCCAGGATGAAAGCCCATTTAAATTCACAGCCTTCCAG GCTGGTCCAAGAATTTGTCCAGGACAGGAACATGCGTATATGTATATGAAGATCTTTTCTGCTGTGCTTTTAGGCAGCTATATATTTAAGCTAGCTGATGAGACGAAAGTGGTCAACTACAAGACGATGGTCAGCCTCCAAATTGATGGGGGACTTTATTTACATGCCACCCCAAGATCAGGGAATGGAAGACCTTATATCCCATGCTCTAAACATCTTTCGCGTCTTCACTATATAAACTCCCTGGCGTAG
- the LOC112164965 gene encoding cytochrome P450 704C1 isoform X3 — MKFLFSENLARSAVYTVDPANVEYMLKTNFANYGKGLYMHSILSDVLGNGIFAVDGGKWRHQRKALSSEFSTKMLRDFSSAVFKLGAVKLARVIATCDQAIEIQDLLMKSSLDSIIKILLGIELDSLSGTNEEGNRFSIAFDQANETTMFRFVDIFWKIKRFLNIGREAVLRENSSVIDQFVYKLIKSKIEIMHHLEDKQSLITKRDFVSRLLDSNETDPKYLRDMVLSFMVAGKDSLAVTPSWFLYMMCKHLQIQEKIAQEVREVINLKDNSSVDELAASLTDEALKKMQYLHAALTETIRLYPAVPMDAKMCFSDDTWPDGLSVKKGDVIVYQPYAMGRMKFLWGDDAEEFRPERWLDKNGQFQDESPFKFTAFQAGPRICPGQEHAYMYMKIFSAVLLGSYIFKLADETKVVNYKTMVSLQIDGGLYLHATPRSGNGRPYIPCSKHLSRLHYINSLA, encoded by the exons ATGAAGTTTTTATTCTCTGAAAATTTAGCCAG AAGTGCAGTTTACACCGTAGATCCTGCAAATGTGGAATACATGCTCAAAACAAACTTTGCAAATTACGGAAAG GGGTTATACATGCATAGCATTTTGTCAGATGTTCTCGGTAATGGGATCTTTGCTGTGGATGGGGGAAAATGGCGCCATCAGAGGAAGGCATTGAGTTCCGAATTTTCAACCAAAATGCTGAGAGACTTCAGCAGTGCAGTCTTCAAACTTGGTGCAGTTAAACTTGCTCGCGTAATTGCAACCTGTGACCAAGCAATAGAGATCCAA GATTTGTTGATGAAATCATCCTTGGATTCAATCATTAAGATTCTACTTGGTATCGAGCTAGACAGCCTGAGTGGAACAAATGAAGAAGGTAACCGGTTTTCCATTGCTTTTGATCAAGCAAACGAAACTACCATGTTTCGGTTTGTTGATATCTTCTGGAAGATCAAACGGTTCTTAAACATCGGTAGGGAAGCAGTGCTAAGGGAAAATAGTAGTGTGATAGATCAATTTGTGTACAAATTAATCAAAAGCAAGATTGAGATAATGCATCATTTAGAAGACAAACAATCT TTAATAACGAAAAGAGACTTTGTTTCAAGACTTTTGGATTCGAATGAGACTGATCCAAAGTACTTAAGAGACATGGTCCTCAGTTTTATGGTTGCTGGAAAAGACTCACTGGCTGTCACTCCTTCATGGTTTCTTTATATGATGTGCAAGCATCTTCAAATACAAGAAAAGATTGCACAGGAAGTTAGAGAAGTAATAAATCTGAAAGACAATTCAAGTGTTGATGAGCTTGCAGCAAGCCTTACTGATGAAGCCCTTAAGAAAATGCAATATCTCCATGCGGCTTTGACTGAAACAATCAGACTTTATCCTGCAGTTCCAATG GATGCGAAAATGTGTTTTTCTGATGATACTTGGCCAGATGGGTTAAGTGTCAAAAAAGGGGATGTGATTGTTTACCAACCTTATGCAATGGGCCGGATGAAATTTTTATGGGGTGATGATGCAGAAGAGTTTCGGCCAGAGAGATGGCTCGACAAAAACGGCCAATTCCAGGATGAAAGCCCATTTAAATTCACAGCCTTCCAG GCTGGTCCAAGAATTTGTCCAGGACAGGAACATGCGTATATGTATATGAAGATCTTTTCTGCTGTGCTTTTAGGCAGCTATATATTTAAGCTAGCTGATGAGACGAAAGTGGTCAACTACAAGACGATGGTCAGCCTCCAAATTGATGGGGGACTTTATTTACATGCCACCCCAAGATCAGGGAATGGAAGACCTTATATCCCATGCTCTAAACATCTTTCGCGTCTTCACTATATAAACTCCCTGGCGTAG